Proteins from a single region of Nocardioides anomalus:
- a CDS encoding MerR family transcriptional regulator: MKSSPRELDWSIGDTAARFGLETHVLRHWEDRGLLRPARDPAGRRRYTHADVVRVATVVRSKAAGMSLEQILVLLDADAPGRHEVLGAHLADLDRRMDDMVRSRAMTEHALRCRAHDIAACPRFSAILDDLVTGQRGTFPSPHAGQHAH, from the coding sequence ATGAAGTCAAGCCCGCGCGAGCTCGACTGGTCGATCGGCGACACCGCGGCCCGGTTCGGCCTCGAGACGCACGTCCTGCGGCACTGGGAGGACAGGGGGCTGCTGCGCCCGGCGCGCGACCCGGCGGGCCGCCGGCGCTACACCCACGCCGACGTGGTGCGGGTGGCCACCGTGGTGCGCAGCAAGGCGGCCGGGATGAGCCTGGAGCAGATCCTGGTCCTGCTCGACGCCGACGCCCCCGGCCGCCACGAGGTCCTCGGGGCGCACCTCGCCGACCTGGACCGACGCATGGACGACATGGTGCGATCGCGGGCCATGACCGAGCACGCCCTGCGCTGCCGGGCCCACGACATCGCCGCCTGCCCCCGCTTCAGCGCGATCCTCGACGACCTGGTGACGGGACAGCGCGGAACCTTCCCCTCCCCGCACGCTGGACAGCACGCGCACTGA
- a CDS encoding NAD-dependent succinate-semialdehyde dehydrogenase, which translates to MTGLDLLADDHRRLFVGGAWTDAEGGATFDVLDPADGSVLCQVADGSVSDGQRALEAAVAAQDDWAATNPRDRGEILRRAFELVASRTDDFAQLMSLEMGKTVKEAAGEVGYGNEFLRWFSEEAVRIHGRWMNAPAGGSRLLTIKKPVGPCLFVTPWNFPLAMGTRKIGPAIAAGCTMIVKPAAQTPLTMLALAATFAEAGLPDGVLNVVPTTHAGEVSAAIMADPRLRKVSFTGSTGVGKQLVKQAADQLQRVSMELGGNAPFLVFDDADVDAAVDGAMLAKMRNMGEACTAANRFLVHASVADEFAKKLADRMGALTLGRGQDDGTDVGPLIDEKAVESVTGLVDRAVEAGASVVVGGQAHGGPGFFYPPTVLVDVPQDAEINREEIFGPVAPITTFETEEEAVAQANDTEYGLSSYVYTNDVRRTIRLAEALDFGMVGVNTGLVSNPAAPFGGVKASGFGREGGFEGIEEYLDTTYVALAL; encoded by the coding sequence ATGACCGGCCTCGACCTCCTCGCTGACGACCACCGCAGGCTCTTCGTCGGGGGAGCCTGGACCGACGCCGAGGGCGGCGCGACCTTCGACGTGCTCGACCCCGCGGACGGCTCGGTGCTGTGCCAGGTGGCCGACGGGTCGGTGTCCGACGGGCAGCGGGCCCTCGAGGCCGCGGTGGCCGCGCAGGACGACTGGGCGGCCACCAACCCGCGCGACCGCGGCGAGATCCTGCGCCGGGCCTTCGAGCTCGTGGCCTCGCGCACCGACGACTTCGCGCAGCTGATGAGCCTGGAGATGGGCAAGACGGTCAAGGAGGCGGCCGGCGAGGTCGGCTACGGCAACGAGTTCCTGCGCTGGTTCTCCGAGGAGGCCGTGCGCATCCACGGCCGGTGGATGAATGCCCCCGCCGGCGGGTCGCGGCTGTTGACGATCAAGAAGCCCGTCGGACCCTGCCTGTTCGTCACGCCGTGGAACTTCCCGCTGGCCATGGGCACCCGCAAGATCGGCCCGGCCATCGCCGCCGGCTGCACGATGATCGTCAAGCCCGCGGCCCAGACCCCGCTGACGATGCTGGCCCTGGCCGCGACGTTCGCCGAGGCCGGGCTGCCCGACGGCGTGCTCAACGTCGTCCCGACCACCCACGCCGGCGAGGTCAGCGCGGCGATCATGGCCGACCCGCGGCTGCGCAAGGTGAGCTTCACCGGCTCCACCGGCGTCGGCAAGCAGCTGGTCAAGCAGGCCGCCGACCAGCTCCAGCGGGTCAGCATGGAGCTCGGCGGGAACGCGCCGTTCCTGGTCTTCGACGACGCCGACGTCGACGCCGCGGTCGACGGCGCGATGCTGGCCAAGATGCGCAACATGGGCGAGGCCTGCACCGCCGCCAACCGGTTCCTGGTGCACGCCTCGGTGGCCGACGAGTTCGCGAAGAAGCTGGCCGACCGGATGGGCGCCCTCACCCTCGGCCGGGGCCAGGACGACGGCACCGACGTCGGGCCGCTGATCGACGAGAAGGCCGTCGAGTCGGTGACCGGTCTCGTCGACCGGGCCGTCGAGGCCGGCGCCTCGGTCGTGGTCGGCGGCCAGGCCCACGGCGGCCCGGGCTTCTTCTACCCGCCGACGGTCCTGGTCGACGTGCCGCAGGACGCCGAGATCAACCGCGAGGAGATCTTCGGCCCGGTCGCACCGATCACCACGTTCGAGACCGAGGAGGAGGCCGTGGCCCAGGCCAACGACACCGAGTACGGCCTCTCCTCCTACGTCTACACCAACGACGTGCGCCGCACGATCCGGCTGGCCGAGGCCCTGGACTTCGGCATGGTCGGCGTCAACACCGGGCTGGTCTCCAACCCCGCCGCGCCGTTCGGCGGGGTCAAGGCCAGCGGCTTCGGTCGCGAGGGCGGCTTCGAGGGCATCGAGGAGTACCTCGACACGACGTACGTCGCGCTCGCGCTCTGA
- a CDS encoding SGNH/GDSL hydrolase family protein has product MSWSHRLLGAALTLAAAAGTTLAATPPAHAAGESYVALGDSYSAGNGTREKLDDCWRSSLAYPSLIAAARGWALDFRACSGATVPDVVDTQLSALSASTSYVTISIGGNDAGFADVLTECALPGWASDCDGAIDGAQSYIASTLPGSLSGLYASIRSLAPGADVVVVGYPRIFMGEDCNALTWFSPAEEERLNQTADQINAVIGAAARGAGFAFADPTGAFTGHAVCDEPEWINGLSDPIDDSYHPNAAGHANGYAPLVSDRLGFGFAATPALLEAARASGPALAAAQQQHAAADRTIEPERFRLPDLHSPEVRAAAQAHGIRLERWIANHT; this is encoded by the coding sequence ATGTCCTGGTCCCACCGGCTCCTCGGAGCCGCTCTCACCCTGGCCGCGGCGGCCGGCACCACGCTCGCGGCGACCCCGCCCGCCCACGCCGCGGGCGAGTCCTACGTCGCGCTCGGCGACTCCTACTCCGCGGGCAACGGCACGCGCGAGAAGCTCGACGACTGCTGGCGCTCGTCGCTGGCCTACCCCAGCCTGATCGCCGCCGCGCGTGGCTGGGCTCTGGACTTCCGGGCCTGCTCGGGGGCGACCGTCCCCGACGTGGTCGACACCCAGCTGAGCGCGCTCAGCGCGAGCACGTCGTACGTCACGATCTCGATCGGCGGCAACGATGCGGGCTTCGCCGACGTCCTCACTGAGTGCGCACTCCCCGGATGGGCCAGCGACTGCGACGGCGCGATCGACGGCGCCCAGTCCTACATCGCCTCGACGCTGCCCGGCAGCCTGAGCGGGCTCTACGCCTCGATCCGCAGCCTGGCCCCGGGGGCCGACGTGGTGGTCGTGGGCTACCCCCGGATCTTCATGGGCGAGGACTGCAACGCGCTGACCTGGTTCTCCCCCGCGGAGGAGGAGCGGCTGAACCAGACCGCCGACCAGATCAACGCGGTGATCGGCGCGGCGGCGAGAGGTGCGGGCTTCGCCTTCGCCGACCCGACCGGGGCCTTCACCGGGCACGCCGTCTGCGACGAGCCGGAGTGGATCAACGGGCTCTCGGACCCGATCGACGACAGTTATCACCCGAACGCCGCGGGCCACGCGAACGGCTACGCGCCCCTGGTGAGCGACCGGCTCGGCTTCGGGTTCGCGGCGACGCCGGCGCTCCTGGAGGCCGCGCGGGCCTCGGGTCCGGCCCTCGCGGCCGCGCAGCAGCAGCACGCCGCGGCCGACCGCACCATCGAGCCGGAGCGGTTCCGCCTGCCCGACCTGCACAGCCCGGAGGTCCGGGCCGCGGCGCAGGCCCACGGCATCCGGCTCGAGCGCTGGATCGCGAACCACACCTGA
- a CDS encoding NAD(P)/FAD-dependent oxidoreductase, whose product MTEHEQYDAVVVGGGPAGLQATLTLARVHRRVLMVDSGRYRNDPAAHMHNVVTHDGTPPAEFRRAARADLAAYDTVAVRDDEVTSIAPDGDGFVVEVGGAQVRAGGVVLATGVVDTLPATPGLEALWGGVVAHCPFCHGHEFAGGHVGVLGTAGAGHLPRLVGPIASRVSVFTDGAALEVEPPEGVAVRTEPVTGVCASPVGARVSFADGPDEEVAGLFVTTTFAQRAPFAEQLGLELNPSGCVRVDAFGRTSVPGVHAAGDMAHLPDLPMPMAAVVTAAASGQVAAAALVNARLAAPAR is encoded by the coding sequence ATGACAGAGCACGAGCAGTACGACGCGGTGGTGGTCGGCGGGGGCCCGGCCGGCCTGCAGGCCACCCTGACCCTGGCCCGCGTGCACCGGCGGGTGCTGATGGTCGACTCCGGCCGCTACCGCAACGACCCGGCTGCGCACATGCACAACGTCGTCACCCACGACGGCACGCCGCCCGCGGAGTTCCGCCGGGCGGCCCGCGCCGACCTCGCGGCGTACGACACGGTGGCGGTGCGCGACGACGAGGTCACCTCGATCGCGCCCGACGGGGACGGCTTCGTCGTCGAGGTGGGCGGCGCGCAGGTGCGCGCCGGCGGGGTGGTGCTGGCGACCGGGGTGGTCGACACGCTCCCGGCCACGCCCGGGCTCGAGGCCCTGTGGGGCGGTGTGGTCGCGCACTGCCCGTTCTGCCACGGCCACGAGTTCGCCGGCGGCCACGTCGGCGTGCTGGGCACCGCGGGCGCAGGCCACCTGCCGCGGCTGGTGGGGCCGATCGCGTCGCGGGTCTCGGTCTTCACCGACGGCGCCGCACTCGAGGTCGAGCCGCCCGAGGGGGTCGCGGTGCGCACCGAGCCCGTCACCGGGGTGTGCGCGAGTCCGGTCGGGGCCCGGGTGTCGTTCGCGGACGGCCCGGACGAGGAGGTGGCCGGGCTGTTCGTCACCACCACGTTCGCCCAGCGCGCACCGTTCGCCGAGCAGCTCGGCCTGGAGCTGAACCCGTCCGGCTGCGTGCGGGTCGACGCCTTCGGTCGGACGTCCGTGCCGGGTGTGCACGCGGCCGGCGACATGGCGCACCTGCCCGACCTGCCGATGCCGATGGCGGCGGTCGTGACGGCGGCCGCGTCGGGTCAGGTCGCGGCCGCCGCGCTGGTCAACGCCCGGCTGGCGGCGCCGGCACGCTGA
- a CDS encoding DEAD/DEAH box helicase has product MSTDQTFADLGLSEAVLGAVSSVGYETPSPIQAATIPPLLAGRDVVGLAQTGTGKTAAFALPVLSRLDLEQKEPQALVLAPTRELAVQVAEAFERYAEQVGGVRVLPIYGGQGYGVQLSALRRGVHVVVGTPGRIMDHLDKGTLDLSRIRFLVLDEADEMLNMGFAEDVERILADTPAEKQVALFSATMPKQIRRLAETYLDDPAEIQVEATTRTSSTVRQRYLVVSYPQKLDALTRILEVESFEAVIVFVRTKNETETLAEKLRARGFSAVAINGDVPQPVRERTVAQLRSGELDVLVATDVAARGLDVQRISHVVNYDIPTDTESYVHRIGRTGRAGREGDAISFVTPRERYLLRHLEKANGVALELMALPSVDDVNSTRLTRFDDAITEALAQQQRVDFFRDVVAHYVREHDVPELDVAAALAAVLQGDEPLLLDAEPERPERPVRDRDPKPGDGFATYRIDVGRKHRVEPRQIVGALANEGGLNRRDFGAITIRSDFSLVELPAELSGETWGRLQNTRIGGRPIKLRQDSGRPGRPHRAGDAPPAGQQGKKPRHKKDR; this is encoded by the coding sequence GTGAGCACCGACCAGACCTTCGCCGACCTCGGCCTGTCCGAGGCCGTGCTGGGTGCGGTCTCCAGCGTCGGCTACGAGACGCCGTCGCCCATCCAGGCCGCCACCATCCCGCCGCTGCTGGCCGGGCGCGACGTGGTCGGGCTGGCCCAGACCGGCACCGGCAAGACCGCGGCCTTCGCGCTGCCGGTGCTGTCCCGGCTCGACCTGGAGCAGAAGGAGCCGCAGGCACTGGTGCTGGCGCCGACGCGCGAGCTGGCGGTGCAGGTGGCCGAGGCCTTCGAGCGGTACGCCGAGCAGGTCGGCGGCGTGCGGGTGCTGCCCATCTACGGCGGCCAGGGGTACGGCGTGCAGCTGAGCGCGCTGCGCCGCGGCGTGCACGTCGTGGTGGGCACGCCGGGGCGGATCATGGACCACCTCGACAAGGGCACCCTCGACCTCTCGCGGATCCGGTTCCTGGTCCTCGACGAGGCCGACGAGATGCTCAACATGGGCTTCGCCGAGGACGTCGAGCGGATCCTGGCCGACACCCCGGCCGAGAAGCAGGTCGCGCTGTTCTCCGCGACCATGCCCAAGCAGATCCGGCGGCTGGCCGAGACCTACCTCGACGACCCGGCCGAGATCCAGGTCGAGGCCACGACCCGGACGTCGTCGACCGTGCGCCAGCGCTACCTGGTCGTCTCCTACCCCCAGAAGCTCGATGCGCTCACCCGCATCCTCGAGGTCGAGTCCTTCGAGGCGGTCATCGTCTTCGTGCGGACCAAGAACGAGACCGAGACCCTGGCCGAGAAGCTGCGCGCCCGCGGCTTCAGCGCGGTGGCCATCAACGGCGACGTGCCGCAGCCGGTGCGGGAGCGGACCGTGGCCCAGCTGCGCAGCGGCGAGCTCGACGTGCTCGTGGCCACCGACGTCGCGGCCCGCGGCCTCGACGTGCAGCGCATCAGCCACGTCGTCAACTACGACATCCCGACCGACACCGAGTCCTACGTGCACCGCATCGGCCGCACCGGTCGTGCCGGTCGCGAGGGCGACGCGATCTCCTTCGTGACCCCGCGCGAGCGCTACCTGCTGCGCCACCTGGAGAAGGCCAACGGCGTCGCGCTCGAGCTGATGGCGCTGCCCAGCGTCGACGACGTCAACAGCACCCGCCTCACCCGCTTCGACGACGCCATCACCGAGGCGCTCGCCCAGCAGCAGCGGGTCGACTTCTTCCGCGACGTGGTGGCGCACTACGTCCGCGAGCACGACGTCCCCGAGCTCGACGTCGCGGCCGCGCTGGCCGCGGTCCTGCAGGGCGACGAGCCGCTGCTGCTCGACGCCGAGCCGGAGCGCCCCGAGCGCCCGGTGCGCGACCGCGACCCCAAGCCGGGCGACGGCTTCGCGACGTACCGCATCGACGTGGGCCGCAAGCACCGCGTCGAGCCGCGGCAGATCGTCGGTGCGCTGGCCAACGAGGGCGGCCTCAACCGCCGCGACTTCGGGGCCATCACCATCCGCTCGGACTTCTCCCTCGTCGAGCTCCCGGCCGAGCTGTCCGGAGAGACCTGGGGACGGCTGCAGAACACCCGCATCGGCGGGCGTCCGATCAAGCTGCGCCAGGACTCCGGGCGCCCCGGCCGTCCGCACCGCGCCGGCGACGCGCCACCCGCGGGCCAGCAGGGCAAGAAGCCCCGCCACAAGAAGGACCGGTGA
- a CDS encoding SDR family oxidoreductase gives MSRTPDLSLPDLSRTRAVVTGGSDGLGLRLVTRLAAAGAEVVLPVRNRTKGEAALAGVRREVPGARVSLRDLDLSSLASVAALGETLVAEGEPLHLLVNNAGVMSPPQRQTTADGHELQWGTNHLGHAALVHHLLPLLRESRARVVSQVSVAAASGQIVWDDLDAERSYDAMRSYRQSKIAMGLFGLELDRRSRAGGWGVTSTLSHPGVAPTSLLAARPEVGRSRDTTSVRVIRLLSRIGLAGTPDSAALPALLAATAPDAGGRLYGPRGPGHVGGAPAEQRLYRPLRDEAEAARVWELSVPAPPAGR, from the coding sequence ATGAGCCGCACACCCGACCTGTCCCTGCCCGACCTGAGCCGGACCCGCGCCGTCGTCACCGGAGGCAGCGACGGCCTCGGCCTGCGCCTGGTGACCCGGCTGGCCGCGGCCGGCGCCGAGGTGGTGCTGCCGGTCCGCAACCGGACCAAGGGCGAGGCGGCCCTGGCCGGCGTACGCCGCGAGGTGCCGGGCGCGCGGGTCTCGCTGCGCGACCTCGACCTGTCCTCGCTCGCCTCGGTCGCCGCGCTCGGCGAGACGCTCGTCGCGGAAGGCGAGCCGCTGCACCTGCTGGTGAACAACGCCGGCGTGATGAGCCCGCCCCAGCGCCAGACCACCGCCGACGGCCACGAGCTCCAGTGGGGCACCAACCACCTCGGGCACGCCGCGCTGGTCCACCACCTGCTGCCGCTGCTGCGCGAGAGCCGGGCGCGCGTGGTCTCCCAGGTCAGCGTGGCCGCCGCGAGCGGCCAGATCGTCTGGGACGACCTGGACGCCGAGCGGTCCTACGACGCGATGCGCTCCTACCGACAGTCCAAGATCGCGATGGGGCTGTTCGGGTTGGAGCTGGACCGGCGCAGCCGCGCGGGCGGCTGGGGCGTCACCAGCACCCTGAGCCACCCCGGTGTCGCTCCCACGAGCCTGCTGGCCGCCCGGCCGGAGGTCGGCCGCTCCCGCGACACCACCAGCGTGCGGGTCATCCGGCTGCTGTCGCGGATCGGCCTGGCCGGTACGCCGGACTCGGCCGCCCTGCCCGCGCTGCTGGCCGCGACCGCTCCTGACGCGGGCGGGCGGCTGTACGGCCCGCGCGGCCCCGGCCACGTCGGCGGGGCGCCGGCCGAGCAGCGGCTCTACCGCCCGCTGCGCGACGAGGCCGAGGCCGCCCGGGTCTGGGAGCTCAGCGTGCCGGCGCCGCCAGCCGGGCGTTGA
- a CDS encoding amino acid permease, whose translation MSLFRTKSIEQSIEDTDDPETKLRKDLGALDLTVFGVGVIIGAGIFVLTGTVAASNSGPALALSFVIAAVACGLAGLCYAEFASTVPVAGSAYTFSYATLGELVAWIIGWDLVLEFTIGAAALSVSFSGYLQSLLDGTPFELPASISSASDGFIDLPAVVIALVVMGLLVRGTKFSSRINQVVVAIKLAVVAAVIVVGFAKVTPSNWTPFIPESKPVPDGGGGFAQTPLITTLLGIEPAVYGIGGVVAGAAIVFFAFIGFDIVATTAEEAKNPQKDVPIGILGSLAVVTLLYAAVSLVVTGLQPYEDIDPDDAAPLATAFKAVGVDWMGDLISVGACIGLVVVAMILMLGQTRVAFAMGRDGLLPRGLSKVHPTFGTPYRITLITGVVVAAIAGFVDLTTLADLVNIGTLFAFILVSIGVVILRRTRPDLPRAFRTPIAPVVATLAVVMCLYLMLNLKGETWTRFLIWMAIGFVVYFAYGRRHSRVSQAEGAAASR comes from the coding sequence ATGAGCCTGTTCCGCACGAAGTCGATCGAGCAGTCCATCGAGGACACCGACGACCCGGAGACCAAGCTCCGCAAGGACCTCGGGGCGCTCGACCTCACCGTCTTCGGCGTCGGCGTGATCATCGGCGCCGGCATCTTCGTGCTGACCGGCACCGTCGCGGCCAGCAACTCCGGCCCGGCGCTGGCGCTGAGCTTCGTCATCGCCGCGGTCGCGTGCGGGCTGGCCGGGCTCTGCTACGCCGAGTTCGCCTCGACCGTCCCGGTCGCCGGCAGCGCCTACACGTTCTCCTACGCCACGCTGGGCGAGCTCGTCGCCTGGATCATCGGCTGGGACCTGGTCCTGGAGTTCACCATCGGAGCGGCCGCCCTGTCGGTCAGCTTCTCGGGCTACCTCCAGTCGCTGCTGGACGGCACCCCGTTCGAGCTGCCGGCCTCGATCAGCTCGGCCTCGGACGGCTTCATCGACCTGCCGGCCGTCGTCATCGCGCTCGTGGTCATGGGCCTGCTGGTGCGCGGCACCAAGTTCTCCAGCCGGATCAACCAGGTGGTCGTGGCCATCAAGCTGGCCGTCGTCGCGGCGGTCATCGTGGTCGGCTTCGCCAAGGTCACGCCGTCGAACTGGACGCCGTTCATCCCTGAGTCCAAGCCGGTCCCCGACGGCGGCGGCGGCTTCGCGCAGACCCCGCTCATCACCACGCTGCTCGGCATCGAGCCCGCGGTCTACGGCATCGGCGGCGTGGTCGCGGGCGCGGCGATCGTGTTCTTCGCCTTCATCGGCTTCGACATCGTGGCCACCACGGCCGAGGAGGCCAAGAACCCGCAGAAGGACGTGCCGATCGGCATCCTCGGCTCGCTGGCCGTCGTCACCCTGCTGTACGCCGCCGTCAGCCTCGTCGTCACCGGGCTCCAGCCGTATGAGGACATCGACCCCGACGACGCCGCCCCGCTGGCCACCGCCTTCAAGGCCGTCGGCGTGGACTGGATGGGCGACCTCATCTCCGTCGGTGCCTGCATCGGCCTGGTCGTCGTGGCCATGATCCTCATGCTCGGCCAGACCCGCGTGGCCTTCGCCATGGGCCGTGACGGGCTGCTCCCGCGCGGGCTGAGCAAGGTGCACCCGACCTTCGGCACGCCGTACCGCATCACGCTGATCACCGGCGTCGTCGTCGCCGCCATCGCCGGCTTCGTCGACCTCACCACGCTGGCCGACCTGGTGAACATCGGCACCCTCTTCGCCTTCATCCTGGTCAGCATCGGCGTGGTCATCCTGCGCCGGACCCGCCCCGACCTGCCGCGGGCCTTCCGCACGCCGATCGCGCCGGTCGTGGCCACGCTCGCGGTCGTCATGTGCCTGTACCTGATGCTCAACCTCAAGGGCGAGACCTGGACCCGCTTCCTGATCTGGATGGCGATCGGCTTCGTCGTCTACTTCGCCTACGGCCGGCGCCACAGCCGGGTCAGCCAGGCTGAGGGAGCCGCTGCGTCCCGATGA
- a CDS encoding helix-turn-helix transcriptional regulator yields the protein MIDRTGLAEFLRLRRTALQPEDVGLPRGARRRTRGLRREEVAALCHMSTDYYSRLEQERGPQPSEQMLAAIAQGLHLSLAERDHLFRLAGHQPPVRGTVGEHISPGLLRIFDRLVDTPAEIVTELGEVLRQTPLGVALTGDTASLPGPARSIGYRWFTDVDTRALHHPDDHAFLSRVFASGLRAIAAERGPRSRAAHLAELLLEQSEEFRTLWATHEVGLRPQGLKRYVHPELGRLDLHCQVLVDPEQGHSLLVYTADPGSESHEKLKLLSVIGTQRLPQPG from the coding sequence GTGATCGACCGGACCGGCCTGGCGGAGTTCCTGCGGCTGCGCCGGACCGCGCTGCAGCCCGAGGACGTCGGACTGCCCCGTGGCGCCCGCCGCCGCACCCGCGGCCTGCGCCGCGAGGAGGTGGCCGCGCTCTGCCACATGTCGACCGACTACTACAGCCGCCTGGAGCAGGAGCGCGGACCACAGCCGTCGGAGCAGATGCTCGCCGCGATCGCCCAGGGGCTGCACCTCTCGCTGGCCGAGCGCGACCACCTGTTCCGGCTGGCCGGCCACCAGCCGCCCGTGCGAGGCACCGTCGGCGAGCACATCAGCCCGGGGCTGCTGCGGATCTTCGACCGGCTGGTCGACACTCCCGCCGAGATCGTCACCGAGCTCGGCGAGGTGCTGCGCCAGACCCCGCTCGGGGTCGCGCTCACCGGTGACACCGCCTCGCTCCCCGGGCCGGCCCGGAGCATCGGCTACCGGTGGTTCACCGACGTCGACACCCGGGCGCTCCACCACCCCGACGACCACGCGTTCCTCTCCCGGGTGTTCGCCTCCGGGCTGCGCGCGATCGCGGCCGAGCGCGGCCCGCGCTCGCGCGCCGCGCACCTGGCCGAGCTGCTGCTCGAGCAGAGCGAGGAGTTCCGCACGCTGTGGGCGACGCACGAGGTCGGCCTGCGACCGCAGGGGCTGAAGCGCTACGTGCACCCCGAGCTCGGCCGCCTCGACCTGCACTGCCAGGTCCTGGTCGACCCCGAGCAGGGCCACTCGCTGCTCGTCTACACCGCCGATCCGGGCAGCGAGAGCCACGAGAAGCTCAAGCTCCTCTCCGTCATCGGGACGCAGCGGCTCCCTCAGCCTGGCTGA
- a CDS encoding penicillin-binding transpeptidase domain-containing protein, with translation MTTRPRAAAATLTTLILLPLAACSGGDDGGDQPAGPDPQDALTLLASGLAAQDLSKVALTPDTATAAQAAYDAIDAQLDGNDRTVDTAGVEVGAGGGTATGTLHWTWDLGVATWEYDAPVDLTLAGDAWQVAWAPSVVEPSLQDGEALDASSVLADRGDILGAGGQPLITERAVARVGVDKAQLDGADPAASARALAQLVGVDAKPYVKAVTGAGAQAFVEAITFRQEELPAAVSSGVEAIPGARVIAAQLPLGPTKDFAAPLLGRVGEVTAEIVAEHPEYHPGDIAGLSGLEARYDERLRGTPGVLVQAVPAQGSPRELFRTDAAPGDPLVLSLDVALQTEAEDLLAGVGPASALVAVRPSTGEILAAANGPGTGGQNVATFGQAAPGSTFKAVSSLALLRAGLTPQTTVPCTPTITVDGKEFKNYSDYPSSALGDIPLREAVANSCNTAFIAQAGKLSGTGLFDAGVSLGIGLDHDLGFPAYFGKTDPDPSGATGAAAQLIGQGTILASPMVMATVIASIQQGALVVPRMVEGVDVSAPDGAQPLTAGEAKALRSMLRAVVTDGSGRALADVPGPPVIAKTGTAEFGTGADLQTHAWMIAAQGDLAVCVYVDVGASGSGTAGPIVEAFLRAAGQA, from the coding sequence ATGACGACGCGACCTCGGGCCGCCGCCGCCACGCTGACGACGTTGATCCTGCTGCCGCTCGCCGCCTGCTCCGGCGGCGACGACGGCGGGGACCAGCCCGCGGGTCCGGACCCGCAGGACGCACTGACCCTGCTGGCCTCCGGGCTGGCCGCCCAGGACCTGTCCAAGGTCGCCCTCACCCCCGACACCGCGACGGCCGCGCAGGCGGCGTACGACGCCATCGATGCCCAGCTCGACGGCAACGACCGGACCGTCGACACCGCCGGGGTCGAGGTCGGCGCGGGCGGCGGGACCGCCACCGGCACCCTGCACTGGACCTGGGACCTGGGCGTCGCCACGTGGGAGTACGACGCGCCGGTGGACCTCACGCTGGCCGGCGACGCCTGGCAGGTGGCGTGGGCGCCGAGCGTGGTCGAGCCGAGCCTGCAGGACGGCGAGGCGCTGGACGCCTCGTCGGTGCTCGCCGACCGCGGCGACATCCTGGGTGCCGGCGGGCAGCCCCTCATCACCGAGCGCGCGGTCGCCCGCGTCGGCGTCGACAAGGCGCAGCTCGACGGCGCCGACCCGGCGGCCTCGGCGCGAGCCCTCGCCCAACTGGTCGGCGTCGACGCCAAGCCCTACGTCAAGGCCGTCACCGGCGCGGGGGCGCAGGCTTTCGTCGAGGCCATCACCTTCCGCCAGGAGGAGCTCCCCGCCGCGGTGAGCAGCGGCGTCGAGGCCATCCCCGGCGCCCGGGTGATCGCGGCCCAGCTGCCGCTCGGCCCGACCAAGGACTTCGCGGCGCCCCTGCTCGGCCGGGTCGGCGAGGTGACCGCGGAGATCGTGGCCGAGCACCCGGAGTACCACCCCGGCGACATCGCCGGGCTCTCCGGTCTCGAGGCGCGCTACGACGAGCGCCTGCGCGGCACCCCGGGCGTCCTGGTCCAGGCCGTGCCCGCGCAGGGCAGCCCACGCGAGCTGTTCCGCACCGACGCCGCGCCCGGCGACCCGCTCGTGCTGTCCCTCGACGTGGCCCTGCAGACCGAGGCCGAGGACCTCCTGGCCGGCGTCGGTCCGGCCAGCGCGCTCGTGGCGGTGCGGCCGAGCACCGGCGAGATCCTGGCCGCGGCCAACGGCCCCGGCACCGGCGGGCAGAACGTCGCGACCTTCGGCCAGGCCGCGCCCGGGTCGACCTTCAAGGCGGTGAGCAGCCTGGCCCTCCTGCGCGCCGGGCTCACGCCGCAGACCACCGTGCCCTGCACGCCGACCATCACGGTGGACGGCAAGGAGTTCAAGAACTACTCCGACTACCCCAGCAGCGCGCTCGGCGACATCCCCCTGCGCGAGGCGGTGGCCAACTCCTGCAACACCGCCTTCATCGCCCAGGCCGGGAAGCTGTCGGGCACCGGGCTCTTCGACGCCGGCGTCTCGCTGGGCATCGGGCTCGACCACGACCTCGGCTTCCCGGCGTACTTCGGCAAGACCGACCCCGACCCCAGCGGCGCCACCGGCGCGGCCGCCCAGCTCATCGGGCAGGGCACGATCCTGGCCTCGCCCATGGTGATGGCCACCGTCATCGCCTCGATCCAGCAGGGCGCGCTGGTCGTGCCGCGGATGGTCGAGGGCGTCGACGTCAGCGCACCCGACGGCGCCCAGCCGCTCACCGCGGGCGAGGCCAAGGCGCTGCGCTCGATGCTGCGCGCGGTGGTCACCGACGGCAGCGGCCGGGCCCTGGCCGACGTGCCCGGCCCGCCGGTCATCGCCAAGACCGGCACCGCGGAGTTCGGCACCGGGGCCGACCTGCAGACCCACGCCTGGATGATCGCCGCGCAGGGCGATCTCGCGGTGTGCGTGTACGTCGACGTGGGTGCGTCCGGCAGCGGCACCGCCGGGCCGATCGTGGAGGCGTTCCTGCGGGCGGCCGGTCAGGCCTGA